A single Klebsiella variicola DNA region contains:
- a CDS encoding amino acid aminotransferase: MFQNVDAYAGDPILSLMEAFQQDPRADKVNLSIGLYYNEQAIIPQLEAVRQAAYRLQSQQQKASLYLPMEGLAPYRRAVQTLLFGDNHPALRAGRIATIQTLGGSGALKVGADFLKRYFPDSAVWVSDPTWENHVAIFAGAGFEVHTYPWFDSATRGVNFPAMLAALQQLPPRSIVLLHPCCHNPTGADLTREQWDRVIEVLIARELIPFLDIAYQGFGRGLDEDAYAIRAIASAGLTALVSNSFSKIFSLYGERVGGLSVVCDNADIAGRVLGQLKATVRRNYSSPPGFGAQVVSQVLNAPALNALWQEEVEAMRTRISAMRVALVTALQAAQPEGDFSYLLTQRGMFSYTGFSTRQVDILREEHGIYLIASGRVCVAGLNHGNIARVAHAFAAVSTR, encoded by the coding sequence GTGTTTCAGAACGTTGACGCCTATGCGGGCGATCCTATCCTGTCGCTGATGGAAGCCTTTCAACAGGATCCCCGGGCAGACAAAGTTAACCTCAGCATCGGGCTGTACTATAACGAGCAGGCCATTATTCCCCAGCTGGAGGCGGTCCGTCAGGCCGCTTACCGGCTGCAGAGTCAGCAGCAAAAGGCCAGCCTTTATCTGCCGATGGAGGGGCTGGCGCCCTATCGCCGTGCGGTCCAGACCCTGCTGTTTGGCGACAATCATCCGGCGTTGCGTGCCGGACGCATCGCCACCATCCAGACGCTGGGGGGCTCCGGCGCGCTGAAGGTGGGCGCTGATTTCCTCAAGCGCTACTTCCCCGACTCCGCGGTCTGGGTCAGCGATCCAACCTGGGAGAACCACGTTGCCATCTTTGCCGGCGCCGGCTTTGAGGTACATACCTATCCCTGGTTCGACAGCGCCACCCGCGGGGTGAATTTCCCCGCTATGCTCGCCGCCCTCCAGCAACTGCCGCCGCGCAGCATTGTGCTGCTTCACCCTTGCTGCCATAACCCGACGGGGGCCGATCTCACCCGCGAGCAGTGGGATCGCGTGATTGAGGTGCTGATCGCCCGGGAGCTGATCCCATTCCTTGATATCGCCTACCAGGGCTTCGGCCGCGGACTGGACGAGGATGCCTATGCCATTCGCGCCATCGCCAGCGCCGGGCTGACGGCGCTGGTCAGCAACTCGTTTTCCAAGATATTTTCGCTGTATGGCGAGCGGGTTGGCGGCCTGTCAGTGGTCTGTGACAATGCCGATATCGCCGGGCGCGTGCTGGGCCAGCTGAAAGCCACCGTGCGGCGCAACTACTCCAGCCCGCCGGGGTTTGGCGCCCAGGTGGTATCGCAGGTGCTCAACGCTCCCGCGCTGAACGCCTTGTGGCAGGAAGAAGTGGAAGCCATGCGCACCCGCATCAGCGCCATGCGCGTCGCGCTGGTGACGGCCCTGCAGGCCGCCCAGCCGGAGGGTGATTTTTCCTATCTGCTGACCCAGCGCGGCATGTTCAGTTATACTGGCTTTAGCACCCGGCAGGTGGACATCCTGCGTGAAGAGCACGGCATTTACCTGATCGCCAGCGGTCGGGTCTGCGTGGCCGGGCTCAACCACGGGAATATTGCGCGAGTCGCCCATGCCTTTGCCGCGGTCTCCACGCGCTAA
- the dbpA gene encoding ATP-dependent RNA helicase DbpA, whose product MTAFSTLTVLPAAQLANLNELGYLSMTPVQAAALPAILAGKDVRVQAKTGSGKTAAFGLGLLQHIDPARFETQSLVLCPTRELADQVAGELRRLARCLPNIKILVLCGGQPFGAQRDSLQHAPHIIVATPGRLLDHLQKGTVSLDALQTLVMDEADRMLDMGFSDAIDEVIRFAPADRQTLLFSATWPAAIAAISGRVQRNPQTIEIDTVDALPAIEQQFFEVSRHGKIALLQRLLSQHQPASCVVFCNTKRDCQAVCDALNAAGQSALSLHGDLEQRDRDQTLVRFANGSVRVLVATDVAARGLDIKSLALVVNFELAWDPEVHVHRIGRTARAGEQGLAISFCAPEEAQRATILADMLQLSLNWLPAPTGNTTIAPLTAEMATLCIDGGKKAKMRPGDVLGALTGDMGFDGADIGKITVHPAHVYVAIRQNMAQKAYKQLQNGKIKGKACRVRLLK is encoded by the coding sequence GTGACCGCTTTTTCTACCCTGACTGTTTTACCTGCCGCCCAATTAGCCAACCTTAATGAGCTGGGTTATCTGTCGATGACCCCGGTTCAGGCCGCCGCCCTGCCGGCGATCCTTGCGGGGAAAGATGTGCGCGTGCAGGCAAAAACCGGCAGCGGAAAAACGGCCGCATTTGGGCTGGGTCTGCTGCAGCATATCGATCCGGCGCGCTTTGAAACCCAGTCGCTGGTCCTGTGTCCGACCCGCGAGCTGGCCGATCAGGTTGCCGGTGAGCTGCGTCGCCTGGCGCGCTGCCTGCCGAACATCAAGATTCTGGTGCTCTGCGGCGGGCAGCCCTTTGGCGCCCAGCGAGATTCACTCCAGCACGCCCCGCATATCATCGTCGCCACCCCGGGCCGTCTGCTCGATCATCTGCAGAAGGGGACCGTCTCCCTTGACGCGTTGCAGACCCTGGTGATGGATGAAGCGGACCGCATGCTCGATATGGGCTTCAGCGACGCCATCGACGAGGTGATCCGCTTCGCGCCGGCTGACCGGCAGACCCTGCTGTTTTCCGCCACCTGGCCCGCGGCAATCGCGGCGATCAGCGGCCGGGTACAGCGCAATCCGCAGACAATTGAGATCGACACTGTCGATGCGCTCCCGGCGATTGAGCAGCAGTTCTTTGAAGTTTCCCGCCACGGTAAGATTGCCCTGCTGCAGCGCCTGCTCAGCCAGCATCAACCCGCCTCCTGTGTGGTGTTCTGCAACACCAAACGCGATTGCCAGGCGGTCTGCGATGCGCTCAACGCCGCCGGGCAGAGCGCCTTGTCGCTGCACGGTGATCTCGAGCAGCGCGACCGCGATCAGACGCTGGTGCGCTTCGCCAACGGCAGCGTCCGGGTTCTGGTGGCGACCGACGTCGCCGCCCGCGGCCTCGACATCAAATCCCTCGCGCTGGTGGTGAACTTCGAGCTGGCCTGGGATCCGGAGGTGCATGTTCACCGCATCGGCCGTACCGCCCGCGCCGGCGAACAAGGGCTGGCCATCAGCTTCTGTGCGCCGGAAGAGGCGCAGCGCGCCACGATCCTGGCCGACATGCTGCAGCTCTCCCTGAACTGGCTGCCGGCGCCGACGGGCAACACCACCATCGCGCCGCTGACGGCGGAGATGGCCACGCTGTGTATCGACGGCGGTAAAAAGGCGAAAATGCGCCCGGGAGATGTGCTGGGAGCCCTGACCGGGGATATGGGTTTTGATGGCGCCGATATCGGTAAAATTACCGTCCATCCGGCTCATGTCTATGTGGCGATCCGCCAGAATATGGCGCAGAAGGCGTATAAGCAGTTACAAAATGGCAAGATTAAGGGCAAAGCCTGCCGCGTTCGACTGCTGAAGTAA
- a CDS encoding methionine ABC transporter permease, with translation MFDLIDTAITGDQFLLALHDTLIMVAVSLGFGALIGVPLGIVLVVCRPGGIVANPVVHQALNPLINVLRSLPFIILLIVILPFTRLLVGTTIGTAGAIVPLIVFVAPYIARLVESSLLEVDEGILEAADAMGATPLQTVWHFMLPEAAASLILALTTATIGLLGATAMAGTVGGGGIGDLAITYGYQRFDAFATLTTALVLIVIVQLIQTLGTRLARRLRRE, from the coding sequence ATGTTTGATCTTATTGATACCGCCATTACCGGCGATCAGTTTCTGCTGGCGCTGCATGACACGCTGATTATGGTCGCCGTCTCGCTGGGCTTTGGCGCGCTGATCGGCGTACCGTTAGGGATTGTGCTGGTGGTTTGCCGTCCCGGCGGCATCGTGGCCAACCCGGTGGTGCATCAGGCGCTGAATCCGCTGATTAACGTGCTGCGTTCGCTGCCGTTTATCATTTTGCTGATTGTGATCCTGCCCTTTACCCGACTGCTGGTGGGCACCACTATCGGCACCGCGGGGGCCATCGTGCCGCTGATCGTTTTTGTCGCCCCCTACATTGCCCGGCTGGTGGAGAGCTCACTGCTGGAGGTGGATGAGGGGATCCTCGAAGCCGCGGATGCGATGGGCGCGACCCCCCTGCAGACGGTCTGGCATTTTATGCTGCCGGAGGCGGCAGCGTCGCTGATTCTGGCCCTTACCACGGCGACCATCGGCCTGCTTGGTGCGACCGCCATGGCAGGAACGGTGGGCGGCGGCGGAATTGGCGACCTGGCGATCACCTATGGCTATCAGCGCTTCGACGCCTTTGCCACCCTCACCACCGCCCTGGTGCTGATTGTGATTGTCCAGCTCATTCAGACGCTGGGCACACGCCTGGCTCGCCGACTGCGTCGCGAATAA
- a CDS encoding amino acid permease, which yields MTTQQEHQLKRGLKNRHIQLIALGGAVGTGLFLGIAQTIRMAGPSVLLGYAIAGAIAFFIMRQLGEMVVEEPVAGSFSHFANRYWGPFAGFMSGWNYWVLYVLVSMAELTAVGIYIQYWWPEVPAWLSAAIFFVAINAINLTNVKVYGELEFWFSIVKVAAIISMIAFGSYLLFSGHGGPAATVANLWQDGGFFPNGITGLVMAMAVIMFSFGGLELVGITAAEADEPHKTIPKATNQVIYRILLFYVGSLAVLLSLYPWRNVVEGGSPFVLIFHAIDSNIVANALNLVVLTAALSVYNSCVYCNSRMLFGLAQQGNAPRALLRVNRRGIPLTALAVSAVATALCVVINYVMPGKAFGLLMALVVAALVINWAMICITHLKFRRAMQRAGKVTAFQSLGYPLTNWLCLLFLAGILVVMYLTPDIRISVCLIPVWLLILAAGYLLRKKSAPALVAMKEG from the coding sequence ATGACAACGCAGCAAGAGCATCAGTTAAAACGTGGGTTAAAAAACCGCCACATCCAGTTGATCGCCCTCGGGGGCGCGGTCGGCACCGGACTGTTTTTAGGTATCGCGCAGACGATCCGTATGGCAGGCCCCTCGGTCCTGCTGGGCTACGCCATCGCCGGAGCGATCGCCTTCTTCATCATGCGACAACTTGGCGAGATGGTGGTAGAGGAGCCGGTGGCGGGGTCGTTCAGCCATTTCGCCAACCGCTACTGGGGGCCTTTCGCCGGGTTTATGTCCGGCTGGAATTACTGGGTGTTGTATGTGCTGGTGAGCATGGCGGAGCTGACGGCGGTGGGGATCTATATTCAGTACTGGTGGCCGGAAGTACCCGCCTGGCTGTCGGCGGCGATCTTCTTCGTGGCGATCAACGCCATCAACCTGACGAATGTCAAAGTGTATGGCGAGCTGGAGTTTTGGTTCTCGATTGTCAAAGTGGCCGCCATCATCAGCATGATCGCCTTTGGCAGCTATCTGTTATTTAGCGGCCACGGCGGCCCGGCGGCGACGGTGGCCAACCTGTGGCAGGACGGGGGATTTTTCCCTAACGGTATCACGGGCTTAGTAATGGCGATGGCGGTAATCATGTTCTCCTTCGGCGGGCTTGAGCTGGTGGGGATCACCGCGGCGGAAGCCGACGAACCGCATAAAACCATTCCCAAAGCCACCAACCAGGTGATCTACCGTATTCTGCTGTTTTATGTGGGGTCGCTGGCGGTCCTGCTGTCACTCTATCCCTGGCGTAACGTCGTGGAGGGGGGTAGCCCCTTTGTGCTGATCTTTCATGCCATTGACAGCAATATTGTGGCCAACGCTCTCAATCTGGTGGTGCTCACCGCCGCGCTGTCGGTCTACAACAGCTGTGTGTACTGCAACAGCCGGATGCTGTTCGGCCTGGCTCAGCAGGGCAATGCTCCGCGGGCGCTGCTGCGGGTTAACCGCCGGGGGATCCCGTTGACCGCGCTGGCGGTATCTGCCGTCGCCACGGCGCTTTGCGTGGTGATTAACTATGTGATGCCTGGTAAAGCGTTTGGCCTGCTGATGGCGCTGGTGGTGGCGGCCCTGGTGATTAACTGGGCGATGATCTGCATCACCCATCTCAAGTTTCGTCGCGCTATGCAGCGGGCCGGGAAGGTAACGGCCTTCCAAAGCCTCGGCTATCCCCTGACTAACTGGCTGTGCCTGCTGTTTCTCGCCGGGATCCTCGTGGTGATGTATCTGACTCCCGACATCCGCATCTCCGTCTGCCTGATCCCGGTATGGCTGCTCATCCTCGCCGCAGGCTATCTGCTGCGGAAGAAAAGCGCCCCGGCGCTGGTGGCGATGAAAGAAGGTTAA
- the ttcA gene encoding tRNA 2-thiocytidine(32) synthetase TtcA, which produces MLQNQEISKKEKYNIDKLQKRLRRNVGEAIADFNMIEEGDRIMVCLSGGKDSYTMLEILRNLQKSAPISFSLVAVNLDQKQPGFPEHILPAYLEQLGVEYKIVEENTYGIVKEKIPEGKTTCSLCSRLRRGILYRTATELGATKIALGHHRDDILQTLFLNMFYGGKMKGMPPKLMSDDGKHIVIRPLAYCREKDIERFSQAKGFPIIPCNLCGSQPNLQRQVIADMLRDWDKRYPGRIETMFSAMQNVVPSHLSDVNLFDFKGITHGSEVVDGGDLAFDREEIPLQPAGWQPEEEDARLDELRLNVVEVK; this is translated from the coding sequence ATGCTGCAAAATCAAGAAATCAGTAAAAAAGAAAAATACAACATCGATAAGCTGCAGAAACGTCTGCGCCGCAACGTCGGTGAGGCGATTGCCGACTTCAATATGATTGAAGAGGGCGACCGCATTATGGTTTGTCTTTCTGGCGGCAAGGACAGCTATACCATGCTGGAGATCCTGCGTAATCTGCAGAAAAGCGCGCCCATCTCCTTCTCGCTGGTGGCGGTGAACCTCGATCAGAAACAGCCTGGGTTCCCGGAGCATATTCTGCCGGCGTATCTTGAGCAGCTGGGCGTGGAATACAAGATTGTCGAAGAGAATACCTACGGCATCGTCAAAGAGAAGATCCCGGAAGGGAAAACCACCTGCTCGCTGTGCTCTCGCCTGCGTCGCGGTATCCTCTACCGTACCGCCACCGAGCTCGGGGCGACCAAGATCGCCCTCGGCCATCATCGCGATGACATCCTGCAGACGCTGTTCCTGAATATGTTCTACGGCGGAAAAATGAAAGGGATGCCGCCGAAGCTAATGAGCGACGACGGCAAACACATCGTCATCCGCCCGCTGGCGTACTGCCGCGAAAAGGACATCGAGCGCTTCTCCCAGGCCAAAGGCTTCCCGATTATTCCGTGCAACCTGTGCGGTTCGCAGCCAAATCTGCAGCGTCAGGTGATCGCCGATATGCTCCGCGACTGGGATAAGCGTTATCCTGGGCGCATTGAAACCATGTTCAGCGCGATGCAGAACGTGGTGCCTTCACATCTGAGCGATGTCAATCTGTTTGATTTTAAAGGCATCACCCACGGCTCCGAGGTGGTGGACGGTGGCGATCTGGCGTTTGACCGGGAAGAGATTCCCCTGCAACCTGCCGGCTGGCAGCCGGAAGAAGAAGACGCCCGTCTCGATGAACTGCGTCTGAACGTGGTGGAAGTGAAGTAA
- a CDS encoding oxidoreductase gives MTPPSLYTLLTLNRVENLMSNNTINIALIGYGFVGKTFHAPLIRSVPGLNLAFVASRDEEKVKRDLPDVTVIASPEAAVQHPDVDLVVIASPNATHAPLARLALNAGKHVVVDKPFTLDMQEARELIALAEERQRLLSVFHNRRWDSDYLGIRQVIEQGAIGTVKHFESHFDRFRPEVRVRWREQNVPGSGLWFDLGPHLIDQALQLFGLPQSVQGNIATLRNGAEINDWAHVVLNYPAHKAILHCSMLVAGGSSRFTVHGDKGSVIKARADQQESQLLAGVEPGSAGWGQDDDKLVIYDASLQTHSQATPQGDQRQYYMQIRDALNGQIANPVPPIEALAVMAVLEAAVRAAESGMVQTLDLTDDERHALR, from the coding sequence ATGACCCCGCCCTCTCTGTACACATTGCTGACGCTTAACCGCGTGGAGAACCTGATGAGTAACAACACAATAAATATCGCCCTGATTGGCTATGGCTTCGTCGGTAAGACCTTCCACGCGCCGCTTATCCGTTCAGTGCCGGGTCTGAATCTGGCGTTCGTCGCCTCGCGCGATGAAGAGAAAGTCAAACGCGACCTGCCGGATGTCACGGTCATCGCTTCCCCGGAGGCAGCGGTTCAGCATCCGGATGTCGATCTGGTGGTCATCGCCTCCCCCAACGCCACCCACGCGCCGCTGGCCCGCCTGGCGCTGAACGCCGGCAAGCATGTGGTGGTGGACAAACCTTTTACCCTCGATATGCAGGAAGCCCGGGAGCTGATCGCCCTGGCTGAGGAGAGACAGCGCCTGCTCTCCGTCTTCCATAACCGCCGCTGGGACAGCGACTACCTGGGGATCCGTCAGGTCATTGAGCAGGGCGCCATCGGCACGGTGAAACACTTCGAGTCGCATTTTGACCGCTTCCGTCCGGAAGTCCGCGTCCGCTGGCGTGAGCAGAACGTCCCGGGCAGTGGTTTATGGTTCGATCTGGGGCCCCACCTGATCGACCAGGCGCTGCAGCTGTTTGGTTTGCCGCAGTCGGTACAAGGCAATATCGCCACCCTGCGCAACGGCGCGGAGATCAACGACTGGGCGCATGTGGTATTAAACTACCCGGCGCATAAAGCGATCCTGCACTGCAGCATGCTGGTCGCGGGCGGCTCCTCGCGCTTCACCGTGCACGGCGATAAAGGCAGCGTGATCAAAGCGCGGGCCGACCAGCAGGAGAGCCAGTTGCTGGCGGGCGTGGAGCCGGGAAGTGCCGGCTGGGGTCAGGATGATGACAAGCTGGTGATCTATGACGCCTCGCTGCAGACCCACTCTCAGGCCACCCCGCAGGGCGATCAGCGCCAGTACTATATGCAGATCCGCGACGCGCTGAACGGTCAGATCGCCAATCCGGTGCCGCCGATTGAAGCGCTGGCGGTAATGGCCGTTCTGGAAGCGGCGGTGCGCGCTGCAGAAAGCGGCATGGTGCAGACCCTGGACCTGACCGACGACGAGCGCCACGCGCTGCGCTAA
- the uspF gene encoding universal stress protein UspF — protein MSRMILVPIDISDKEFTERIISHVESEARIDDAEVHFLSVIPSLPYYASLGMAYTAELPGMDELREGTETQLKEIAKQFSIPEDRMHFHVAEGSPKDKILALAKSLPADLVIIASHRPDITTYLLGSNAAAVVRHAECSVLVVR, from the coding sequence ATGAGCAGAATGATTCTTGTCCCTATCGATATCTCTGATAAAGAATTTACTGAACGCATTATCAGTCACGTTGAATCGGAAGCACGGATTGACGACGCCGAGGTCCATTTCCTCTCCGTGATCCCTTCCCTGCCCTATTATGCCTCACTGGGAATGGCTTACACCGCTGAACTGCCGGGTATGGATGAGCTGCGCGAAGGAACGGAAACGCAGCTTAAAGAGATCGCCAAACAATTTTCCATCCCGGAAGATCGGATGCATTTTCACGTCGCCGAAGGGTCGCCAAAAGATAAGATCCTCGCGCTGGCCAAGTCGCTACCCGCCGACCTGGTGATCATCGCGTCGCACCGGCCAGATATCACCACCTATCTGCTGGGCTCCAACGCCGCCGCGGTGGTCCGCCACGCCGAGTGCTCAGTCCTGGTGGTGCGTTAA
- a CDS encoding Lrp/AsnC family transcriptional regulator encodes MYNIDDYDLKILTLLQANGRLTNQELSDLIGLSASQCSRRRIALEQAQLILGYHARLAPDAAGQEMLGLIEVRLLNHTPQCVESFHQMLSEVDAILDAWKTTGDADYLLRVTVPDLPGLSHLISHILAQNKGVAHLKTAVILNRLKENGQLMPGPDRLR; translated from the coding sequence ATGTACAACATCGACGACTATGATTTGAAAATTCTCACCCTGCTGCAGGCCAATGGCCGTTTGACCAATCAGGAACTGAGCGATCTCATCGGCCTGTCCGCCTCCCAGTGTTCACGGCGCCGCATCGCCCTTGAACAGGCGCAGCTTATCCTCGGCTATCACGCGCGGCTGGCGCCGGATGCTGCCGGACAGGAAATGCTGGGTCTGATAGAAGTGCGCTTGCTGAATCACACCCCGCAATGCGTGGAGAGCTTTCACCAGATGCTCAGTGAAGTGGACGCCATCCTGGACGCCTGGAAAACCACCGGCGACGCCGATTATCTGCTGCGGGTGACGGTCCCGGACCTGCCCGGTCTGAGCCATTTGATCAGCCATATTCTGGCGCAAAACAAAGGGGTCGCCCACCTGAAAACCGCGGTGATACTCAACCGCCTTAAAGAGAATGGCCAACTGATGCCGGGCCCGGATCGGCTGCGCTGA
- a CDS encoding DeoR/GlpR family DNA-binding transcription regulator, giving the protein MHKLARQKHILDRLSENGQLSISELVEGLQVSADTIRRDLSELEKQGVLQKSHGGAIALNVPAMTRQGRNALLPQTKQRLGQQVAARIPLGSTLFLDAGSTVLAVAAQLKGPMTVITPSLDIAQLFSDRADIQLILLGGQWDSEQRLFAGSATLSLVARYRADIAILGACALHAGLGLSASQEADADVKRAMLAASAEHWLVADHTKVNHCEPWLVAGLSDIHHLFLDRPWAELGDDPALSVHIADA; this is encoded by the coding sequence ATGCATAAGCTCGCCAGACAAAAACACATCCTCGACAGGCTGAGTGAAAACGGCCAGCTAAGCATCAGCGAACTGGTCGAAGGGCTACAGGTCTCCGCCGATACCATTCGCCGGGATCTGAGCGAGCTGGAAAAACAGGGTGTCCTGCAGAAAAGCCACGGCGGCGCCATCGCTCTTAACGTCCCGGCGATGACGCGCCAGGGTCGAAACGCCTTGCTCCCCCAGACCAAGCAGCGCCTGGGTCAGCAGGTCGCCGCGCGCATCCCCCTCGGCTCGACGCTGTTTCTCGACGCCGGAAGCACGGTGCTGGCGGTCGCCGCCCAGCTTAAAGGGCCAATGACCGTGATCACGCCTTCGCTGGATATCGCCCAGCTGTTTAGCGACCGTGCGGATATCCAGCTGATCCTGCTCGGCGGCCAGTGGGATAGTGAACAGCGACTGTTCGCCGGCAGCGCTACGCTGTCGCTTGTCGCCCGCTACCGCGCCGACATCGCCATTCTCGGCGCCTGCGCGCTTCATGCCGGGCTGGGGCTGAGCGCCAGCCAGGAGGCCGATGCTGACGTGAAGCGCGCCATGCTGGCCGCCAGCGCAGAGCACTGGCTGGTGGCAGACCATACCAAAGTCAACCATTGCGAGCCGTGGCTGGTGGCCGGGCTCAGCGATATTCACCATCTTTTTCTTGATCGTCCCTGGGCTGAGCTGGGGGATGACCCCGCCCTCTCTGTACACATTGCTGACGCTTAA
- a CDS encoding KTSC domain-containing protein, which translates to MHHHPVKSSRIISVAYDDASATLEIYFYHQPPLQYTGVPPRIFRDFLQVVSKGRFYDGVIKGKFPERKPR; encoded by the coding sequence ATGCATCATCACCCGGTAAAATCATCCCGAATTATCTCTGTCGCCTACGATGACGCCTCCGCCACACTGGAAATCTATTTTTATCACCAGCCGCCGTTGCAATATACCGGCGTGCCACCGCGTATTTTCCGCGATTTTTTACAGGTGGTGTCAAAAGGACGATTTTATGACGGCGTGATCAAAGGGAAATTCCCCGAACGCAAGCCACGTTAA
- a CDS encoding YitT family protein produces the protein MDNILSPEKLTHTWLEDTLALLFGTLMISFGIILFRQAGALTGGTAGMAFLIHYATHLPFGVVFFVINLPFYWLSVRRMGAAFTLKTFCAVGLVSLFSDLHGYFIHVDRLNPYYATLFGNIMVGIGFVVLFRHKASLGGVNILALYLQDKSGIRAGKFQMVVDACIVTASLWVVSLPMLLVSILGAVILNSIIAMNHRPGRYAV, from the coding sequence ATGGATAATATCCTTTCCCCTGAAAAACTGACCCACACCTGGCTGGAGGATACCCTGGCGCTGCTGTTCGGCACGCTGATGATCTCCTTTGGCATTATTTTATTTCGCCAGGCCGGCGCCCTGACCGGCGGAACGGCAGGTATGGCCTTTCTGATCCACTATGCCACCCACCTGCCGTTTGGCGTGGTCTTCTTCGTCATTAACCTGCCTTTCTATTGGCTCTCCGTCCGGCGGATGGGCGCCGCCTTCACGCTGAAAACCTTCTGCGCGGTCGGACTGGTGTCCCTGTTCTCTGACCTGCACGGTTACTTTATCCATGTCGATCGCCTGAACCCCTATTACGCCACTCTCTTCGGCAACATCATGGTCGGCATTGGCTTTGTGGTGCTGTTTCGCCATAAAGCGAGCCTCGGCGGCGTTAATATTCTGGCCCTCTATCTGCAGGACAAAAGCGGCATTCGCGCCGGTAAATTCCAGATGGTGGTTGACGCCTGCATCGTCACCGCCTCGCTATGGGTAGTAAGCCTGCCGATGCTGCTGGTCTCTATCCTCGGCGCCGTGATTTTGAATTCGATTATCGCCATGAACCACCGTCCCGGACGCTACGCGGTGTAA
- the zntB gene encoding zinc transporter ZntB: protein MDAIKGSELQIPDAIFAWVLDGQGGVKPLTDNDIIDKDKPCWLHLNYTHSDSADWLAATPLLPNNVRDALAGESTRPRVTRIGDGALITLRCINGSTDERPDQLVAMRLYMDERLIVSTRQRKVLALDDVLGDLKEGNGPTDGGSWLVEVCDALTDHASEFIEQLHDRIIDLEDDLLDQQVPPRGFLALLRKQLIVMRRYMAPQRDVYARLASERLPWMSDDQRRRMQDIAERLGRGLDEIDSCIARTAIMSDEIAQIMQESLARRTYTMSLMAMVFLPSTFLTGLFGVNLGGIPGNSWHLGFSLFCLMLVVVIGGVAWWLHRSKWL, encoded by the coding sequence GTGGACGCGATTAAAGGCTCGGAGTTGCAAATACCGGACGCGATCTTCGCGTGGGTGCTCGACGGGCAGGGGGGCGTGAAGCCGCTCACCGATAACGATATTATCGACAAAGACAAGCCCTGCTGGCTGCATCTGAATTATACCCACAGCGACAGCGCCGACTGGCTGGCGGCCACCCCGTTGCTGCCCAATAACGTGCGTGACGCCCTGGCGGGAGAGAGCACCCGGCCACGGGTGACGCGGATCGGCGACGGGGCGCTGATCACCCTGCGCTGTATTAACGGCAGTACCGATGAGCGTCCCGACCAGCTGGTGGCGATGCGTCTGTATATGGACGAGCGGCTGATCGTCTCCACCCGTCAGCGCAAGGTGCTGGCGCTGGACGATGTGCTGGGTGACCTGAAGGAGGGCAATGGCCCGACGGACGGCGGCAGCTGGCTGGTGGAAGTCTGCGATGCGCTGACCGATCATGCCAGCGAGTTTATCGAACAGCTGCACGACCGCATTATCGACCTGGAAGATGACCTGCTTGACCAACAGGTGCCACCGCGCGGTTTTCTCGCGCTGCTGCGTAAGCAACTGATTGTGATGCGACGCTATATGGCGCCGCAGCGCGACGTTTACGCCCGACTGGCCAGCGAGCGGCTGCCGTGGATGAGTGACGATCAGCGGCGGCGGATGCAGGATATCGCTGAGCGGCTGGGGCGCGGTCTGGATGAGATCGACAGCTGTATCGCCCGGACGGCGATCATGAGCGACGAGATCGCCCAGATTATGCAGGAGTCGCTGGCGCGGCGGACCTACACGATGTCGTTGATGGCGATGGTGTTTCTGCCCAGCACCTTTTTAACCGGCCTGTTCGGCGTCAACCTTGGCGGGATCCCGGGAAACAGCTGGCATCTGGGGTTTAGCCTCTTCTGCCTGATGTTAGTTGTTGTCATCGGTGGTGTTGCGTGGTGGTTACATCGCAGTAAATGGTTGTAA